aaattacccttgcaaataacgagaaacatttgatttttatttatacatcggaggtgaccttctaggtcttacacatgtttattgataatatttctttaggtggattgcattccaagtccgcgggaccgcccctccaccaagtcgagctaatttatacgtcccttctttgatgacttcgatgacctggtatggtccttcccagcttggtcccagaaccccatctttgggatctttcccggccaggaaaactctcctcaagaccaaatcgccgacgctaaaggcacgccttttgaccttagcgttaaagtagcgagtgattttctgttgataatgggcgagctggagttgtgaatcctctcgcctctcatccatcaagtctaaggagtggcataggagctcgtggttcttgttctgttcgtaggaccggaccctgtgcgataggacctttacctccacggggaggaccgcttcacttccaaaggttagggagaaaggagtgtgacccgtgggagtccgatgtgaggtcctataggcccacagaacttgggggagctgttctggccagatcccctttgcctcatctagcctcttcttgaggcttgccttcagagttttattgacagcttcgacctggccgttcgcctggggataggccacggatgagaaacttttcacaattccgttcttttcgcaaaattcggtgaacaggtcgctgtcaaattgagtgccattgtcggaaacgatctttttgggtaggccgaagcgataaacgatgcttttaaccacgaagtctagcacctttttcgatgttattgtcgccaacggctctgcttcggcccactttgtgaagtagtcaatggctaccacggcgtaacggacccctccctttccggtgggcagggcgcctattagatctatgccccaaatggcgaagggccagggagacgatatcattttttgctcggtcgggggtgctcgtgcaaccgcggcgaaccgctgacatttgtcgcacttttttacgtatgagatcgagtctttggacagagtcggccagtaaaaaccctgccgaaggatcttcaaggccaggctttgccccccagtgtgatctccgcagaatccgtcatgaacttcctgcaggatggccttcgcctcacttggaagaacacaccggaggagaggtaatgaatgcccacgtcggtacaacaccccctcgactagcgtatatctcggagcttgataaaggactcgccgtacgtcgttgcgcccttcgggtaacttgccctcgacgaggtactcaacaatgggagtcatccaggtcggcctgatgtcaatcatctcaatatccgctcgatctccgtctatgcttggtttgtccaagaactcaattggcaccaaccccagggtttctgcctcccccgaggtggcgagcttggcgagagcatctgcattggcgttctgctctcgaggtatctgctcgatcgacccttgcccaaacgtagataattcggattttaccttagccaaataagaggccatcttgggaccccgcgcctgatactcgcctaagacctgattcaccacgagctgggagtcgctgaagcactggacagagcttgcctttagctcgctagctatcctaagtccggctaacaaggcctcgtactctgcctcgttgttggacgccttgaacccgaatctcagcgccgaatggaatctatgtccttctggggatatcagaataattccggcccaggagccgttctcgttagatgagccatcaacgaagatcctccacgatgagcctgaggatgtgagctgctgtgaatcttctgatgggatctcacggaatcccgcgcattctgccacgaagtcggccaaggcttgactttttatggtagttcggggagtatagaaaatctcgaactgactgagttcgaccgcccactttagcaagcgtcccgaggcttcaggcttttgcaaaacctgccttagaggctgatcggtcatgacgtgtacagagtgggactggaagtatggcctgagttttcgcgaggccgtgattaggcagaacgccagcttttccatcaacgggtaccttgactcagctccgaggagtctcttgctgatgtaataaaccggtttctgagcccggtcctcttctcgcaccagaacggcactagctgcgtcctcagtcacggccatgtagaggaaaagaggttctcctaccctgggctttgatagcacaggtggctcagccaggtgcgtttttaggtcgaggaatgcgccctcgcactctactatccattcgaacttcttgtttccgcggagcaggttgtagaaaggcaggcacttgtcggtcgatttggaaatgaaccggttcagtgccgccacccttcctgtgagtccttggacatctttccgcgacctgggggatggaagctcgagcagtgacctgatcttgtcgggatttgcctcgattcctcgggtattgactatgaaacccaagaacttccccgatgcgacaccgaaagtgcatttctgaggattgagcctcatgccatattctcgcagtatgttaaaacattcttccaggtcggcaacgtggttggtggcagtctttgacttgacaagcatatcatcgacgtacacttccatgttcttcccgatctgatccgcgaacattctatttaccagcctttggtaggtagctccggcgttctttagaccgaacggcatgaccttatagcaatagacattagtcggggtcatgaagctggtgtgatcctggtctgctggattcatcgcgatctgattgtagcccgagtacgcgtccatgaaggacatgagctcgtgccccgccgtggcatccaccagttgatcgatcctcggcaacggaaagcaatccttggggcaggctttattcaggtcggaaaaatcaatacaggtccgccacttgccattgggctttggaactaacacgggattggcaacccaaatgggaaatctggcttcgcggataaagccacatttcttgagccgggccacttcttcttcaagggcctcggctcgggttgtccctaaacgcctctgcttttgagactttgcagggacgcttttgtctaggtggagcgtgtgcatgattacgctcggactgatccctatcatgtcctcgtgcgaccatgcgaatacgtctaggttctttttcagaaacgcggtcagatccgcctttcttctatcgcagaggttctttccgagcttcaccttccgtgaagggttttgttcatcgatgcctacctcctcgagatcttcaatagcttggagctcggacctgtcctcgcctactcgggggtcaatgtcctcgcttaaggcgagcttttcgtcttcggaaacccgaggtttttcaatcttaggggccgccttgggtccctgcgattcctcttcatcctgaatggccatcgccacctgcccgggtttagattttcccttcatggaaatgctgtagcattcactggcagcgagctgatcgcccttgatagtgcagacccctgtcgaagtagggaacttcatggcgaggtgccggacggatgtgatggcttcgaaagcaacgagcgttggtcggcccaaaattgcattgtaggcagcggagcagtcaatgactacgaattcgagcagtttggacactgttcgggactcgtcgcctagggtgatcaccagctcgatcgttcctatcgctgctgaccctttgcctgaaaaaccatatagcatcatcgaggttgcctttagctcggagacggtcagacccattttttctaaggttgaacggaataggagattcaccgagctcccattgtccactaacaccctccttactcttcggttggcgagctggactgctacgaccaagggatcgttatgagggaattggacatggcccgcgtcctcctccgtgaaagtgactggttgtttctctaacctttgttgttttgattgacgctgttccgggacgaactcccctccattgtgggccttcaactcatttatgtacctcttctgggcgcctctgctcgtgccagccatgtgtggccctccagagatggtggaaatctctccctcgaccacggggggagggacgtcctgatctactcgaggtccaggttgactggctgggatctccggagcgggtcgacctatggggaccctgttccgcgagtattgcgccaacggacctgctcggatgagagtctcgatttcatctttgaggtgcctgcagtcgtcggtattgtgcccgacgtcgttatgaaaacggcagaatttggaagcgtctctctttcccttagggtgctttattggctccggtcttttccaggggactcgcgtagcgttggccaggaaaatattctctctggtttgggtgagctcggtatacgctgtgaacacgggcttgaatttatccacggacttattcttcttttgaccgtgctggacgttttcaccatttccttttcttttgccgccaccgggctggttgctctgcgtgacgtcgggagtcgctactacgatctctgttcccgccccagcgggcttctcgaggacctggctggtccccgcggctgaagcttcagcttcctccaagtttatccattcttgggctctgttaaggaattcactaactgagctgacccccctcctttgaatatccttccacagatctccgcctactaggatcccggtcctcatagccatgagtttggagctgtcgtcggcatctctggctcgagcagcgacatttgcaaatctgctcaagtaggcttttagcgtttctccaggttgctgtctcacgttagctagggagtcggcctggaccctggcggcctgagaggcgcggaatgccctcttgaagtcagccgaaaaggtcttccaggagctgattgactgccttttactttgtttgaaccactgcctggcaggtccagttagggtggaaggaaagatcaagcaacgaagctccggcccgatgttatgagccatcattagggtgttgaacatccctaagtggtcagatgggtctccatccccgttgaactttgacaagtgaggcatacgaaagccagaagggtatgccgttgctgctatgttgggggcgaagagctccatctcatcccctgaatcatattcgtctttttctttctctgacaggagcttcttcatcagctcctccatttgagttaagcgctctaaggttttgtcctgagatcctgggttattccggggctgttcaacagctccggacccgttgtacatattaggcgggttattgcccctcctatctggagataggtcatttggggcattcccgccattacgtacttcggatcggaccccaactgagcgggcctggctaccatccctaactcgatcctctctgtgagagttgaggcgatctcgaaggtcgcctccctgggtattatggtgactttgtgctgaacttagtcgctgtcgcaggtctcctcccgaaagatcactccgtgcactaccggtcctgtgactcctgctggacaggctcgatgtgcgtctttggcggccccgacctgatccttcccccggcaccctgctgcgccgggaaggcccggccgatggcgggtctctcctactatttatgtaggccgggatgtctcggatggtttgaggagacggatatctgatgggagagggaggatgtctgaccggagaggcgatcctagtgccgtctggacggactaaatttggtgggggcctctcggccctgccagcttgatggtttcgcgctgggcgatctggacgaggaactggacgctcttcggggatgggctgacgtctccggatctcctcggccctcctttgggaatttcccctatctcttctgggtgtcctcgaggaaggctgagagctaggggttgatgtcctaaccgaacggctgtactgctgcggttcggtctgaggcatttccctgaagttcgcctcttgatggcgtgatgaaggggtggagttggctgcagggagtctacccgaacggctatacctggatcgattactctggcgagacttaggagcctcgccttgcctctctccaacgttaccgttggttgtgagagggggtagtcgactcagaatatcctggatttgctgaccagctgctgctagctggctcctcagttgagcattttccatctccaccgcagtataataacctggattcggattaggcggccggggcgtcgaactaccagtatcgtcttggctggccggctgctttcctggcctttgctggacttcaggaacttgctcctcggggagggcaacatggcgggcctcctgcccatcatgctgttctgtctcgttgccatgtttggatcgagtggtcaccatagttgtatgtttgtggtagtactaattagattcgctctcaatgaaagcaccaaactgttgacgcggttcttcggcaacaggtaattaagagaagaagagaaagagattagtacttaaaagtagaaccgccgcagatatgaaatctttgtgagaagaactaggtgaccctaaacacgttttttaagtggttcgaaggttaaaatccttctactccactagtcaatattattgatcttttctgggtaattggtttacaaaatatatagttcttacaagactattttttccaacccctatcaattcccagggtctccatatttataggagaaggcacctggaaattggtagggaggtcatcccgtgaccttaccatttgtcatatcaagtctgtgatattcatgattacttcctaaacctgacacacaagtgtggtctaatcagtatggaaggagataatgggccgcacggcccaacccatccgtgggtgtctgaatacgcacgttcctgcggcatgtccgagaagtcagggggatatcggacacgtgatggcaggattatgcacgtttatcttgcgtgttgacctcccatagggtcagagcttcctgagaagctcgctaccggagcaatccataacccgagctgatccttcagtggtcgtcggatgttgttcccagctcctggaacaacaagaaggagcaggaaactccaccCCCTcaagctagaaagggcccgtcctgaagataaagcctctggcctgtgggagcctcgggctaaatcatgtttagtccgaggatcgtcctgctaaacagcccgtgggaaatccagggcgtacagatttctattattttattgataataaaatgagattacaaagaatttgagttttaattaggacataaaaccccaacaatcaGATCATGCCCCTGTTacgatttgcataaaataattagtatttttgtCCTCAGAACTTTGACAACTACCAAATTGTACccctttaattataaaaattctttttaaatacatttaagtttgaaaatatttttttaaaagaaaaactaaattgttacaaatgaaaaaaaaaacatatttccttcttcttccttctttatatatatttttctaattactttctattcttttattttttgcccaatatttttaattaattaagttttatatatttcttataaaattagtacattttaatttataatattatatatatttaatttttaaaataatcataggggaaaaatgagagaaaaaaagtaattagaaaaattaataaaaaataagataATATGTTTTTTTGACCGAaacaatttagtttttcttttaacaaatatttttaaatttaaatgtatttaaaataaattttaaataattttagtcttttattgaatttttttaatattttttcttaaattttttaaaatctaatagaaaaataagttttaaaatttttggTAATCATCaaaatttagggttaaaaatactaattattttatCCAACTCATATCATAACAGAGGCACAATACGATATTATCAATAATTCATGAATATTTTAGGGTCATATTCTATTAGTGAAAATACTATTTATTCAAAAATGAATTATAATGGTACTCAGGTATCACACTCATGACAAATGTACGAGGGTCAAATATGTATATGTAATGATGAGATATTCCGTGTTTGACAAAATAAATAAGGATAAATGAATAAATGGGCCGAGGAAAATAATGGGCATATTTCGGCCTCATGGACGCTACAAGGTCCATCGAAGCCCATATTCAATTGGCGCCAAAAACCACAATCTCCCGCCATAGCTAAAAAGCTTTTCCCTTTCGTCATATCAGAAAAAGAACAAGAAACGGTTGAAAATGAAAATGGGGAAAGAGAAACAGTACTGGCTATTGAAGACGGAGCCAGGAGAGTGGTCATGGGACCACCAAGCCTCGAACGGTGGCCTGACCAAATGGGACGGTGTCAAGAACAAGCAGGCCCAGAAGCACCTCAAGTCAATGAAACTAGGCGACCTTTGCTTCTTCTACCACTCCGGAGCCAAGGCCCGCCGCGTCGTCGGCGTCGTCAAGGTCAGCCGTGAGTGGTACtcggagaaggaagaagaagacgaCGTCGTTGTGGACGTGGAGGCGGTTGGGGAGATGAGGAGGCTTGTGGACTTGGGTGAGATGAAAAGAGATCCTGGTCTTGCCGGCTTTACTCTGTTTAGACAGCCTAGATTGTCAGTTGTACCGGTTTCCATGGATGTGTGGGAGAGGGTCTGTGAATTGGGTGGTGGGTTTGAGGGAGATGGTAAAGATGTCGACAATGGCGGTAGTGGTGATGATAACGGGGAAGTTAATTTAGAGAATTTGAATGCATAGAAGGTGTTTGTAGTTTTGTCTAGCTCAAGAAGAAAGTGTAAAATTTTGGCTTGATGTTAATGCTTGGTTTATTATAATTTACTAATGTTTTTTCTTTTGTTGTTGGGAATATTGGCTTATCGAAAAACATGTTAATTTATCAGATGACATTTTTTAAAAAGTAGAAAAATTAGCGAAAAACAGCATTTGATTACATGATTTGTTAATCTTAttgtatttaattaaaactttgtaacattttttgagttgtaattaaacaaaaaattataacacCAGATGTAAATTTTGTGACTCGAatatttgcatttttttttgtataatttgTGAAATTTAATGCACAAGTTTCCTTCAATCGGGggaaaaataaagaaagcaaAACTCAAACAAAGATAGTTCTTAAGGGGTTTAAGTGTTTTTTTAATCGAGAAAAAtgaattttaaaagaaaatatcaaaCTCATTTAAATAGTAAATTTTATATTTCCCTTCATTTTAAATATGTGACACACATAGTTTAATTAAAGATTATACGCTTTGGATTCAATGTCATTTTAATACAAGATATTTGCAGCGaaataaactaaaatattacGTTTGTAACATTTAAGTACCTAAGTTATTTTTTTGCcgacaaaaatattttttgtcaATATTTTGTTGCAAATGTTTATTTTGCTGCTAAGTTCACTACGTGATGTCAAATTTACTTATAATCTGGGTACTTTTGATGCAAATATCTCACAACTTAGTTACTTTTACCgcacatatatattaaattagttactttcaccacaaatatttatttaatttgatattTTCACCAACATGTCACAAACACATTTAACGGTTGGAATCGATGGCTGCAACAAAACATAGACAGAAAGTACTTTCGTCGACAAAAAAATaacttaggtatttaagtgctACGTAATAATTTGAGTACTTTTGATACAAATATCCCTTTTAATACGAATTTGTTTTGTGCCAACAATTATATTTC
The genomic region above belongs to Humulus lupulus chromosome 1, drHumLupu1.1, whole genome shotgun sequence and contains:
- the LOC133789304 gene encoding uncharacterized protein LOC133789304 yields the protein MKMGKEKQYWLLKTEPGEWSWDHQASNGGLTKWDGVKNKQAQKHLKSMKLGDLCFFYHSGAKARRVVGVVKVSREWYSEKEEEDDVVVDVEAVGEMRRLVDLGEMKRDPGLAGFTLFRQPRLSVVPVSMDVWERVCELGGGFEGDGKDVDNGGSGDDNGEVNLENLNA